AGGCGATTATTTCTTAGGGGAAATCAAACAAGGCCAAACCTTTCGCATTGTGGATTTGGAAGGCAACCAGGCGGCGGACGTTTTATTTTACAACGCCAAAGACCCGAGCGAACGCTACAGCGCCATGGATACCATTCGCACCCAAGGCAATTTGTATTTAACCGCAGGCACCAAGCTGATCTCCAACGCCAACAATGAATTACTGGAAATTGTGGCCGATACCTGCGGCCGTCACGACACACTGGGCGGCGCCTGTGCAACAGAAAGCAATACCGTGCGCTACAGCCTGGAAAAACGCTGCATGCATGCTTGTCGCGACAGCTGGATGCTCGCCATTGCAGAACACCCGGAATTTGGTATTGGCAAACGCGACATCACCCACAACATCAATTTTTTTATGAATGTGCCTGTCACTGCTGATGGTGGCCTCACCTTTGCCGATGGCATTTCAGCACCGGGGAAATATGTAGAGCTAACCGCGAAAATGGATATTGTGATGTTGATTTCCAATTGCCCGCAATTAAACAATCCTTGCAACGGTTACAACCCGACACCGATTGAAGTGATCGTGTGGAATTAATTTTATTTTAAAAATTTTTGTCATTCCTCGGTGGACGACCACCGTTGTAAAAAACCAGCAGGACGGCCTGCCGGAGCAGAATATGTTCACCAAAGTTCTTATCGCCAACCGCGGCGCCATTGCCACCCGCATTATTCGCACACTCAAACAACTCAATATTATTTCCGTTGCAGTTTACGCCGAATCTGACGCTGACTCACTGCATGTACGCCTTGCGGATGAAGCCTATTGCTTGGGAGAAGGCGCCGCCGCACACACCTATCTGGATCGCCAAAAAATTATTGCCCTTGCCCAACAAACCGGCGCCCAGGCAATTCATCCCGGCTATGGCTTTTTAAGTGAAAACGCCACCTTTGTGGCCGAATGTGAAGCCGCAGGATTAGTGTTTATCGGCCCTACTGCCGAGCAGATGATCACCTTTGGTTTAAAACACAAAGCCCGCGAACTCGCCCAAGCCGCTAATGTACCGCTCTGCCCCGGCACCGATTTGTTAATAAACCTGGACGAAGCCAAACGTGCCGCCGCAACCATTGGCTATCCGGTCATGCTGAAAAGCACAGCTGGCGGTGGTGGCATTGGTATGCAATTGTGTAATAGCGAAGCCGATCTGATCGCTGCTTTTGATTCAGTAAAACGCTTGGGAAAAAATAATTTCGCCGATGACGGTGTATTTTTAGAAAAATTTATTGCCGCTGCCCGCCATATTGAAGTGCAAGTATTTGGCGATGGAAAAGGCACCGCTGTAGCCATTGGCGAGCGCGATTGCTCCAGCCAGCGCCGCAACCAAAAAGTGGTTGAAGAGTGCCCTGCACCCAATTTATCGGATGCACAGCGCCACGCCATGCAACGTACCGCCGAACAGTTACTCGCCTCGGTTAATTATCGCAACGCAGGCACCGTGGAATTTATTTACGACTCATTAGACGATAAATTTTATTTCCTTGAGGTCAATACTCGCCTGCAAGTTGAACACGGTGTGACAGAAGAAGTATACGGCGTAGATTTAGTGGAGTGGATGCTGCGTCAAGCCGCTGGCGAATTAGGCGACCTAAAATCCCTGCGCCAACAATTATCACCTGCAGGCCACGCCATTCAAGTACGCGTATACGCGGAAGACCCTGCACTGAATTTCCAACCCTGTGCGGGACTACTCAGCAAAGTCTCTTTTCCTGAGTCTCAAGCCAATCTGCGAATCGATCACTGGATTGAAAGCGGTATAGAAGTACCCGCCTACTTTGACCCTATGCTCGCCAAAATTATTGTCAAAGGCGATGACCGCAACCATGCGTTGAAAAATTTGACCCATGCGTTGGATAACACCTACCTCTACGGCATAGAAACCAACCTCGGTTATTTGCGTAGCCTGCTAAAAGATGAAACGCTGTTGCAAGGCCGCATGACTACACGCTATTTGAATAATTTTGTGTTTAAACCAGCGCGTATCGATGTCATTCAAGGCGGGACACAAACTACCATTCAAGATTTCCCTGGTCGCGCCGGTTATTGGCACGTAGGCGTTCCCACTTCAGGCCCCTTTGACAGCTACTCCTTTCGTTTAGGCAATCGCCTGTTAAACAATAGCGAAGCTGCCGCCGGATTGGAAATTACCCTGCAAGGCCCCACATTAAAATTTGGTTGCGACACTAAAATTGTATTAACCGGTGCAGACATTGATGCAAAACTCGACGGCAACATCATTCCACTTTATGAAGTGATTGACATAAAAGCCGGGCAACAACTACAGCTTGGACGAATCAGCAACAAGGGTGCCCGCACTTATTTAGCGGTAGCAGGCGGCATTCAGTGCCCGGATTATCTCGGCGCAAAATCCACGTTTACCCTGGGTCAATTTGGTGGCCACAATGGACGCGCACTGCGCGCGGGCGATGTACTATCGCTTGATGAAAAAAATTGTAACGTCGCGCTTACAACGCCAACATTCAATAGCACCTTGAAAGCAGACATTAACAATACTTGGCAATTGCGAGTAATCTACGGCCCCCACGGCGCACCGGATTTTTTCACTGAAAAAGACATCAACACCTTTTTCACCACCGATTGGGAGGTGCACTACAATTCCAGCCGCACCGGCGTGCGCTTAATTGGCCCCAAGCCCGAATGGGCGCGCAGTTCCGGTGGTGAGGCAGGCATGCACCCCTCCAATATTCACGATAACGCCTACGCTTTTGGCACTGTGGATTTCACTGGCGATATGCCCGTTATTCTCGGGCCTGACGGCCCATCGCTCGGCGGTTTTGTTTGCCCTGCCACAGTGATTAGCGCCGATTTATGGAAGCTCGGCCAAGTGCGTGCAGGCGATAAAATTCGTTTTATTTCCGTGACCATCGCCGACGCCGTGGCTATCGAAAAAACACAAAACCAATCCTTGCAAACACTGGAACCACAGTCGTGTAACTGGCGGATGACGATTCCAACCTCACCGATTGTAAAAACGCTGGACGCCGCTGAATTTGGTGAAAACATTGTGTATCGTGCGGCGGGAGATCACTTTTTATTAGTCGAGTACGGTGCACTTGAACTGGATATTAAATTGCGTTTCCGCGCTCACGCGCTAATGCAATGGCTGGAAAAAAATACACTTTGCGGTTTGCGCGAATTAACGCCGGGCATTCGCTCGTTGCAAATTCATTATGACAGTCAACAATTATCGCTCGCGCAATTATTAGCACACCTTGAGGTTGGCGAGCGCGAGCTGATGACGCAACTCGCACAATTAAGTGTGCCTTCGCGCATTGTGCATTTGCCACTGAGCTGGGATGACGACGCCTGTCAGCTCGCGATTCAAAAATATATACAATCAGTGCGCGCCAATGCCCCTTGGTGCCCCAGCAACCTGGAATTTATTCGCCGCATTAATGGGCTGGATTCCATTGCCGATGTAAAGGCTATTTTATTCAGTGCCTCCTATTTAGTTATGGGCTTGGGTGACGTGTATTTGGGCGCGCCAGTTGCCACGCCCGTTGACCCACGCCATCGCTTGGTAACCACAAAATACAACCCGGCGCGCACCTGGACTGCTGAAAACTCCGTGGGTATTGGTGGTTCCTATTTATGTGTCTATGGCATGGAAGGCCCGGGCGGCTATCAGTTTGTGGGTCGCACCCTGCAAATGTGGAATCGCTATCGCCAAACACGGGAATTCAAACAACCCTGGCTACTCAACTTTTTTGATCAAATTCGTTTTTATGAAGTGAGCGCCGAGGAACTACAAACTATTCGCAAAAATTTTCCCCAAGGGCGCTACCCGATTACCATTGAAGAAAGCCATTTCAGCCTGAGCGAATACCAACAGTTTATTGAGCAGAATGAGCAATCGATCAATCAATTTACTCAACAGCGGGAACAAGCCTTTGATGAAGAACTTGCACGCTGGCATGCCAATGGCCAATTCAATTACGAGCAAGCAGAGATAACAGAAGACAATAGTGAAACGGAGCTACCCGATGATGCCATTCGCGTCGATAGCTCGGTGTCAGGCAGTGTATGGCAGACACAAGTTACTGTTGGACAAGAGGTAAAGGCGGGTGATGTGCTATTGATATTGGAATCCATGAAAATGGAAATCAACATCACCGCCAGTAGCGACGGTAAAGTCACACACCTGTTAAAAGCCGATGGCGCGCGCGTGCAAGCTGGGCAAACATTGGTAGTCTTGGCACCGTCCCTTTAACAGGAAAGACTGAACGGGATTTAATCCCCCCTCTTTTCCAAGGGCAATAAAAAAACGCCTCCCTTTCACAAAGGAGGCGTTTTATTTTATGTGCGATAAGAGTAGTGCTTAACTTAAACTACGTTGATCGCGCAAACTGCTTATCACCGACTCCAAGGCACGATCAAATAACATACCATCATCCAAAATGGTTAATCGTTTGGTTTGCAATGCAATTGCCAAACTTTCGCGGCTTTCTTCTGCCACTTTCATTCCTGAGCGGTTAACAAAAATATATTTACCCACGGAACGAATAATCGCTGCCAGACGGCAGCGGTATTTTTCGCCCGCCTCACCTTGCATTTCAAACCAGGTGCCTTGGGTAATATTGTTCACCAGCGCTAAATGCTGTGCATCTGCCGCTATAGTGTGTGTAACCGGCTCTGCCACAATGCCTTGCGCAATATCAGCAACAGTATCTTGCGGCAGCACAGTTGCATCAACCGCCGGCACAGCTTCATTAGCAGAGGCTGCTGGCTCAGTTGAATCCGCAACAGGCGATTGATTGTCTGCAATATCATTTACCACAGAGGTAGGTACTTGAGTGGCAACAGCTACAACAGATGGTTTCATCTGCGCATCAGCCAT
The nucleotide sequence above comes from Cellvibrio sp. PSBB023. Encoded proteins:
- the uca gene encoding urea carboxylase gives rise to the protein MFTKVLIANRGAIATRIIRTLKQLNIISVAVYAESDADSLHVRLADEAYCLGEGAAAHTYLDRQKIIALAQQTGAQAIHPGYGFLSENATFVAECEAAGLVFIGPTAEQMITFGLKHKARELAQAANVPLCPGTDLLINLDEAKRAAATIGYPVMLKSTAGGGGIGMQLCNSEADLIAAFDSVKRLGKNNFADDGVFLEKFIAAARHIEVQVFGDGKGTAVAIGERDCSSQRRNQKVVEECPAPNLSDAQRHAMQRTAEQLLASVNYRNAGTVEFIYDSLDDKFYFLEVNTRLQVEHGVTEEVYGVDLVEWMLRQAAGELGDLKSLRQQLSPAGHAIQVRVYAEDPALNFQPCAGLLSKVSFPESQANLRIDHWIESGIEVPAYFDPMLAKIIVKGDDRNHALKNLTHALDNTYLYGIETNLGYLRSLLKDETLLQGRMTTRYLNNFVFKPARIDVIQGGTQTTIQDFPGRAGYWHVGVPTSGPFDSYSFRLGNRLLNNSEAAAGLEITLQGPTLKFGCDTKIVLTGADIDAKLDGNIIPLYEVIDIKAGQQLQLGRISNKGARTYLAVAGGIQCPDYLGAKSTFTLGQFGGHNGRALRAGDVLSLDEKNCNVALTTPTFNSTLKADINNTWQLRVIYGPHGAPDFFTEKDINTFFTTDWEVHYNSSRTGVRLIGPKPEWARSSGGEAGMHPSNIHDNAYAFGTVDFTGDMPVILGPDGPSLGGFVCPATVISADLWKLGQVRAGDKIRFISVTIADAVAIEKTQNQSLQTLEPQSCNWRMTIPTSPIVKTLDAAEFGENIVYRAAGDHFLLVEYGALELDIKLRFRAHALMQWLEKNTLCGLRELTPGIRSLQIHYDSQQLSLAQLLAHLEVGERELMTQLAQLSVPSRIVHLPLSWDDDACQLAIQKYIQSVRANAPWCPSNLEFIRRINGLDSIADVKAILFSASYLVMGLGDVYLGAPVATPVDPRHRLVTTKYNPARTWTAENSVGIGGSYLCVYGMEGPGGYQFVGRTLQMWNRYRQTREFKQPWLLNFFDQIRFYEVSAEELQTIRKNFPQGRYPITIEESHFSLSEYQQFIEQNEQSINQFTQQREQAFDEELARWHANGQFNYEQAEITEDNSETELPDDAIRVDSSVSGSVWQTQVTVGQEVKAGDVLLILESMKMEINITASSDGKVTHLLKADGARVQAGQTLVVLAPSL
- a CDS encoding urea amidolyase associated protein UAAP2, which codes for MSLKPSNLHPETAIARHHVSAGDYFLGEIKQGQTFRIVDLEGNQAADVLFYNAKDPSERYSAMDTIRTQGNLYLTAGTKLISNANNELLEIVADTCGRHDTLGGACATESNTVRYSLEKRCMHACRDSWMLAIAEHPEFGIGKRDITHNINFFMNVPVTADGGLTFADGISAPGKYVELTAKMDIVMLISNCPQLNNPCNGYNPTPIEVIVWN